The proteins below come from a single Chryseobacterium sp. MA9 genomic window:
- a CDS encoding glycoside hydrolase family 105 protein, whose amino-acid sequence MNFINHSIKIYALATVCSGFFFSCAQKPLQNLSSEIQSETNRKISEKLPWSQRMLLSEIKRFPEAWMLDYNKAPKWSYPTAIVLEGAERLYEKTGNKEYYQYIKTFGDTMVKEDGSIVSYDLSKYNIDMLNCGNVLLYLYQQEKKDKYLKALQTLRSQIDGQPRTSEGGFWHKKIYPNQMWLDGLYMGEPFYAHYTQYFSKGEEDEKAYNDIINQFDLIQKHLLDKKTGLLYHAWDESRQQQWADKETGLSPNFWSRAMGWYGMAMVDVLDYLPKNHPGRTKLISYLKSYSDAVIKVQDSKTGLWYQVLDKGGEKGNYLEATGSSMFVYTMIKSVNQGYLPQSYKAYAKKGYEGIIKNLITVDENGVVSLNKCCAVAGLGGTPYRSGSYEYYVNEEIRSNDPKGTGPFILASLEFEK is encoded by the coding sequence ATGAACTTTATCAACCATTCTATTAAAATCTATGCACTTGCAACCGTATGTTCCGGATTCTTTTTTTCCTGTGCTCAAAAACCATTGCAAAACCTATCATCAGAAATACAATCGGAAACAAACAGGAAAATTTCTGAAAAGCTTCCCTGGTCTCAAAGAATGCTTCTTTCTGAAATAAAACGTTTCCCTGAAGCCTGGATGCTGGACTACAACAAAGCCCCGAAATGGAGCTATCCGACAGCAATCGTACTGGAAGGTGCAGAAAGATTATATGAAAAAACAGGAAACAAAGAATATTATCAATATATCAAAACCTTTGGTGACACAATGGTAAAAGAAGATGGAAGCATCGTTTCTTATGATCTTTCCAAATACAATATCGATATGCTGAATTGTGGAAATGTTCTTCTCTACCTCTATCAGCAGGAGAAAAAAGATAAATATTTAAAAGCCCTGCAAACCCTGCGTTCTCAGATTGACGGCCAGCCCAGAACCTCAGAAGGCGGATTCTGGCATAAGAAAATTTATCCCAACCAGATGTGGCTGGACGGATTATATATGGGAGAACCATTTTACGCGCACTACACCCAATATTTCTCAAAAGGAGAAGAAGATGAAAAAGCTTATAATGATATCATCAATCAGTTTGACCTGATTCAAAAGCACCTTTTAGACAAGAAAACAGGTCTCCTTTATCATGCTTGGGACGAAAGCCGTCAACAGCAATGGGCAGACAAAGAAACAGGACTCTCACCCAACTTCTGGTCAAGAGCGATGGGCTGGTACGGAATGGCTATGGTGGATGTATTGGATTATTTGCCTAAGAATCATCCAGGAAGAACAAAGCTGATTTCTTACTTAAAATCTTATTCTGATGCTGTTATCAAAGTGCAGGATTCCAAAACAGGACTTTGGTATCAGGTACTGGATAAAGGAGGAGAAAAAGGAAATTATCTGGAAGCCACAGGTTCATCCATGTTTGTATACACCATGATAAAATCTGTAAACCAAGGATATTTGCCCCAATCATATAAAGCTTACGCAAAAAAAGGATATGAAGGCATTATCAAAAACTTAATCACTGTAGATGAAAACGGTGTGGTAAGCTTGAATAAATGCTGTGCAGTGGCAGGATTAGGCGGAACACCTTACAGAAGCGGCTCTTATGAATATTACGTAAATGAAGAAATTCGTTCCAACGATCCAAAGGGAACCGGCCCTTTTATCCTGGCGAGTTTAGAATTTGAAAAATAA
- a CDS encoding DUF4861 family protein translates to MKLSLFKIVIAGAFISTNLSAQTSVVEAIKKNPKAPFSYAELSVKEGGKWQGSQYIGGAFKNVQELTIPEAHTDHSSYIRYEGIGLENNQIGYRLYLDWRNATDIFGKKVTGLVLPEVGQDGFESYHHDAPWGQDILKSGRTIGIGSYGRYDDQNDYVETFKIVKSTTAKVINEKDQSYTLINYQGWKTWGDAVDLQSKLTIFPKDRFVKVDLNLNSSLSGLCTGIVAFEDIPMKQGISKNKKWAYIATYGQQTLAKKEDNLGMAIFYPLDSFDKYVKTKSTHTIIFKKTKNVSYYFMGAWSQEPNGLTTEESFYQDLDKKLDILDKTHQL, encoded by the coding sequence ATGAAACTTAGTTTATTTAAAATAGTCATAGCAGGAGCTTTTATCAGCACAAATTTATCAGCACAGACTTCTGTAGTTGAAGCCATTAAGAAAAACCCCAAAGCACCATTTTCGTATGCTGAACTGTCTGTAAAAGAAGGCGGAAAATGGCAAGGCAGTCAATATATCGGAGGAGCTTTCAAAAATGTTCAGGAACTTACCATTCCTGAAGCTCATACAGATCACTCTTCTTATATAAGATATGAAGGAATCGGTCTTGAAAACAACCAGATCGGCTACAGGCTCTATCTGGACTGGAGAAATGCTACAGACATTTTCGGTAAGAAAGTAACAGGACTTGTACTTCCGGAAGTGGGACAAGACGGCTTTGAATCTTATCATCATGATGCTCCATGGGGTCAGGATATTCTGAAATCCGGCCGTACCATCGGAATTGGCTCTTATGGAAGATATGATGATCAGAATGATTATGTTGAAACCTTTAAAATCGTAAAAAGTACAACCGCAAAAGTAATCAATGAAAAAGATCAGTCTTATACCCTTATTAACTACCAAGGCTGGAAAACCTGGGGTGATGCCGTAGATCTGCAATCAAAACTGACGATTTTTCCCAAAGACCGTTTCGTAAAAGTAGATCTTAATCTGAACAGCAGCCTTTCAGGTCTTTGTACCGGAATCGTTGCCTTCGAAGACATCCCAATGAAACAAGGAATCAGTAAAAATAAAAAATGGGCCTATATTGCTACTTATGGACAGCAGACTCTGGCGAAAAAAGAAGACAATCTGGGAATGGCAATCTTCTACCCTCTTGACAGCTTCGACAAATATGTAAAAACAAAATCTACCCATACCATCATTTTCAAAAAAACTAAAAATGTATCCTATTACTTTATGGGAGCCTGGTCTCAGGAACCCAATGGCTTAACAACCGAAGAGTCTTTTTATCAGGATCTGGATAAAAAGCTGGATATTCTCGATAAAACTCATCAACTTTAA